A genome region from Sphaeramia orbicularis chromosome 19, fSphaOr1.1, whole genome shotgun sequence includes the following:
- the LOC115410452 gene encoding LOW QUALITY PROTEIN: NLR family CARD domain-containing protein 3-like (The sequence of the model RefSeq protein was modified relative to this genomic sequence to represent the inferred CDS: inserted 1 base in 1 codon; deleted 2 bases in 1 codon): MVGPQQTPLSDELTTTYMDKARQASTILECQQKLKASLKRKFHFVPEGMTTEENQIPLNSIYTELFITEGRGGEVCQEHEMRQIEKFTMTRVAQEKSIDCNCLFDPLPGQGHQIRRVITTGVAGIGKTVSVNKFTLDWADDWANKNLQFVFPLSFRELNLMSKQTFSLEQLLHVFFPEVKDLDILTNDKHNILFILDGLDESRPPLNLDSEILSDVTKPSKIDVLLVNLFKRKLVPWALVWVTSRPVASIQILLECFDLFTEVRGFNDAQKDEYFRRKIRNETVANRIITHVKSCRSLHIMCHIPVFCRMTANALNKNLSLTDMINAPNTLTEMYLRFLAFSVETMKKRLPKTIDSHVDFIRENLMSLGKLAFNELEKGNLVFYKRDLKANGIDVSQASLFSFYTQIFKEEPTVCGEKTFCFVHLSVHEFFAALYVFLSFHNDNKNVLLKKSSASRFPMRDKSEFILYREAVKKALQYENGHFDMFLRFLLGLSLETNKILLKHLMTSDRTKPKTRQEIIKYIKEKIRASPSPDRCLNLFHCLNELHDHSLMEEIQNFFSSGGLNRAELSPAQWAILSYVLLTSEEKLDVFELSKYTRSEKGLHGLLDVVKAARVANLNACKLTVNCCEKLSSVISSSQIQELDLSNNNLRDEGLILLCGGLMNSKLETLRLRSCNLTEKSCDALSSVVKSVSGLLKELDLTDNDFEDVGVKKLCVGLGSPHCKLEILNLSMCRVTEEGCTFLVSALNSCSLRQLDLSYNHPGDDGLKLLKTMERDPQCKLEKLCAEQCGESRVQPGLRKYTVQLTLDPNTAHRDLQLSGNKKATXPPKRTSDQDRADFQTQVSCSQGLTGRAYWETEWRGMASMGVAYRRTSTKGEGGDIRTGQNDSFWGLNCTKGKYQVQHKGTSTPIEDQEPSHKVGVFLDWSAGTCSFYSVSCGDRSHIRTLNIAFTEPVYPEFHLAWKNSSVYLN, from the exons ATGGTTGGGCCACAGCAGACACCGCTCAGCGATGAACTGACCACCACCTACATGGACAAAGCACGACAAGCAA GTACCATCTTGGAATGTCAGCAGAAACTGAAAGCTTCTCTTAAAAGGAAGTTCCACTTTGTGCCTGAGGGCATGACGACAGAGGAAAACCAAATCCCGCTCAATAGCATCTACACTGAGCTCTTTATCACTGAAGGACGAGGTGGGGAAGTCTGTCAGGAACATGAGATGAGACAGATCGAGAAGTTCACCATGACAAGGGTGGCCCAAGAGAAGTCAATCGATTGCAACTGTCTTTTCGATCCTCTGCCGGGTCAAGGCCACCAGATAAGAAGAGTGATCACAACGGGAGTCGCTGGCATCGGTAAAACTGTGTCTGTAAATAAATTCACACTGGACTGGGCTGACGACTGGGCAAATAAAAACCTACAATTTGTATTTCCCCTCAGTTTTCGAGAGCTGAATCTGATGAGTAAGCAAACCTTTAGTCTAGAGCAGCTTCTACACGTCTTCTTCCCTGAAGTAAAAGACTTGGACATCCTCACCAACGATAAACACAACATACTGTTCATCTTGGACGGTCTGGATGAGAGTCGCCCCCCTTTAAACTTGGACAGTGAAATACTGTCTGACGTGACAAAACCATCCAAGATAGACGTGCTTCTGGTGAACCTCTTCAAGAGAAAGCTTGTTCCTTGGGCTCTTGTTTGGGTAACGTCACGTCCAGTAGCTTCCATTCAGATCCTACTCGAGTGTTTTGATCTGTTTACAGAGGTACGAGGCTTCAACGACGCCCAGAAAGACGAGTACTTCAGGAGGAAAATCCGAAATGAGACCGTAGCAAACAGGATAATCACACATGTGAAATCCTGCAGGAGTCTCCACATCATGTGCCACATCCCTGTTTTCTGCCGGATGACCGCAAATGCTCTTAACAAGAATCTGTCATTGACAGACATGATCAACGCACCAAACACTCTTACAGAAATGTACTTACGCTTTTTGGCCTTTTCCGTGGAAACAATGAAGAAAAGGTTACCTAAAACAATAGACTCACATGTCGACTTCATAAGAGAGAACCTGATGTCACTGGGTAAACTGGCCTTCAATGAACTGGAGAAGGGAAACCTGGTCTTCTACAAGAGAGACCTGAAGGCCAATGGTATAGATGTTTCACAGGCTTCATTGTTCTCATTCTACACACAGATCTTCAAAGAAGAACCTACAGTCTGTGGTGAGAAGACGTTCTGCTTTGTGCATCTCAGTGTTCATGAGTTTTTTGCTGCGTTGTACGTCTTTCTTAGCTTCCACAACGACAACAAAAATGTCCTCTTGAAAAAGTCTTCTGCTTCACGTTTTCCAATGAGAGACAAATCAGAATTCATCCTCTACAGAGAAGCTGTCAAAAAGGCTTTGCAGTACGAGAATGGACATTTTGACATGTTTCTCCGTTTTCTCCTGGGTCTGTCTCTGGAAACcaataagattctgttgaaacaTCTGATGACCAGTGACAGAACAAAACCAAAGACAAGACAAGAGATCATAAAGTACATCAAGGAGAAGATCAGAGCGAGTCCATCCCCAGACAGATGTCTCaatctgttccactgtctgaatgagtTGCATGACCACTCTCTTATGGAGGAGATCCAGAATTTCTTCAGCTCAGGTGGTCTGAACAGAGCTGAACTCTCACCTGCTCAGTGGGCCATCCTGTCCTATGTGTTACTGACATCAGAGGAAAAGTTGGATGTGTTTGAGCTGAGCAAGTACACTAGGTCCGAGAAAGGTCTTCATGGGCTTCTGGATGTTGTCAAAGCAGCTCGAGTTGCAAA TCTGAATGCTTGTAAGCTCACTGTGAACTGCTGCGAGAAGCTGTCAAGTGTCATCAGCTCTTCACAAATCCAAGAGCTTGACTTGAGTAACAACAACCTGAGAGATGAAGGACTAATACTGCTCTGTGGTGGACTCATGAACAGCAAACTGGAGACGCTTCG ACTGAGGAGCTGCAACCTAACAGAGAAAAGCTGCGACGCTCTTTCCTCAGTCGTCAAATCGGTCTCCGGCCTCCTGAAAGAACTAGATCTCACCGACAACGACTTTGAGGATGTGGGAGTCAAAAAGCTTTGTGTTGGACTGGGGAGTCCTCACTGTAAACTGGAAATACTCAA TTTGTCCATGTGCAGAGTCACCGAAGAAGGGTGCACATTCTTGGTTTCTGCTCTGAACTCCTGCAGTCTGAGACAGttggacctgagctacaaccaccCAGGAGACGACGGCCTAAAACTGTTGAAGACGATGGAGAGAGACCCTCAGTGCAAGCTGGAGAAACTCTG TGCGGAACAATGCGGTGAATCCAGGGTTCAGCCAGGTTTGAGGAAAT ATACAGTTCAACTCACCCTGGACCCGAACACCGCACACAGAGACCTTCAGTTGTCGGGGAACAAAAAGGCAA GACCGCCCAAGCGTACCAGCGACCAAGACAGAGCCGACTTCCAGACCCAGGTGTCGTGTTCCCAGGGTCTGACCGGACGCGCT TACTGGGAGACGGAATGGAGAGGGATGGCTTCGATGGGAGTGGCCTACAGACGGACGTCCACCAAGGGTGAGGGTGGGGACATCAGGACGGGCCAGAACGACTCCTTCTGGGGTCTGAACTGCACCAAAGGCAAATACCAGGTTCAGCACAAAGGTACCAGCACCCCAATAGAAGACCAAGAGCCCTCCCACAAAGTAGGAGTCTTCCTGGACTGGTCTGCAGGGACTTGTTCTTTCTACAGTGTCTCCTGTGGTGACCGGAGCCACATTCGCACCCTCAACATCGCCTTCACGGAGCCTGTTTACCCAGAATTCCACCTGGCCTGGAAGAATTCCTCAGTCTATCTGAACTGA